The bacterium genome includes a region encoding these proteins:
- a CDS encoding MazG family protein, producing MSARRPDFSDLVATMARLRAPGGCPWDRAQTPASLRPFLLEEAYETLEAIDSGAPARLKEELGDLLLQVVFHAEIAAERGAFTIDDIVAGLVEKLIRRHPHVFGGATAATPDAVVTRWEAIKQAERAGARAAGEPDADTAGESGDVEPGALAGLARTLPALMLVQQILVRAGRAGLSPPDGLTRDAAGADGGGPKDAGARAA from the coding sequence ATGAGCGCGCGGCGCCCCGATTTCTCGGATCTGGTTGCGACGATGGCGCGGCTGCGGGCCCCCGGCGGCTGCCCGTGGGACCGCGCGCAGACGCCGGCGTCGCTCCGGCCGTTTCTTCTCGAGGAAGCCTACGAGACGCTCGAGGCGATCGACAGCGGCGCGCCCGCGCGGTTGAAAGAAGAACTCGGCGACTTGCTGCTGCAGGTGGTCTTCCACGCCGAAATCGCCGCGGAGCGCGGGGCCTTCACGATCGACGACATCGTCGCCGGGCTGGTCGAGAAGTTGATCCGCCGCCATCCCCACGTTTTCGGCGGCGCGACCGCGGCCACACCCGACGCCGTCGTGACGCGGTGGGAGGCGATCAAGCAGGCGGAGCGCGCCGGCGCGCGCGCGGCCGGCGAGCCCGACGCGGACACGGCGGGGGAATCCGGGGACGTGGAGCCCGGCGCTCTGGCCGGACTGGCTCGAACGCTCCCCGCGCTGATGCTCGTGCAGCAGATCCTGGTGCGCGCCGGACGCGCCGGCCTCAGCCCGCCCGACGGCCTCACCCGCGACGCCGCGGGCGCGGACGGCGGCGGGCCGAAGGACGCCGGCGCGCGCGCCGCGG
- a CDS encoding NAD+ synthase — translation MTPRFRIAMAQINPTVGDFEGNTRKIIERLDEAQALGADVVSFPELAVPGYPPEDLLIKADFIEESSACLQEIARHATRSAAVVGCVDSGEHLYNAAAVLAGGRIAGMYRKMRLPNYGVFDEKRYFQPGADAPVFVVRGVPVGVTVCEDVWSPGGPLLAQALAGALVAVNINGSPYHMGKWRQREEMLRIRARDYAIAIAYNNMVGGQDELVFDGLGFVVDAAGNIPARGPAFEESLIVTDIDVEAIRTLRRYNPIRTADAPADEGLRAPVYTLSTEPSDPARPALPAAAENTPPDEVEEVYRALVLGTRDYVRKNRFRGVVVALSGGVDSSLVAAIAVDALGPEAVTGVPMPSRFTSDESRRYTAALTQALGIRTVELPIEPIVDAYGAALADPFAGRAPDETEENVQARIRGTLLMALSNKFGWLVLTTGNKSEMSVGYATLYGDMAGGFAVVKDVPKTLLWRLARWRNGRGPSEVIPAGVIARAPTAELRAQQTDQDTLPPYEVLDPILRLYVEDDRSAEEIAARGFDPATVARVIRMVDASEYKRRQAPPGIKITPKAFGRDRRLPITNWYRGRRVTEEARPRPTRS, via the coding sequence ATGACGCCGCGATTTCGGATCGCGATGGCCCAGATCAACCCCACCGTCGGGGACTTCGAGGGCAACACGCGCAAGATCATCGAGCGCCTCGACGAGGCGCAGGCCCTCGGGGCCGACGTGGTGTCGTTCCCGGAACTGGCCGTCCCCGGCTATCCGCCCGAAGACCTGCTGATCAAAGCCGACTTCATCGAAGAAAGCTCCGCGTGCCTCCAGGAGATCGCCCGGCACGCGACCCGCAGCGCCGCGGTCGTGGGTTGCGTGGATTCGGGCGAGCACCTGTACAACGCCGCCGCGGTTCTCGCCGGCGGCCGGATCGCCGGGATGTACCGTAAGATGCGGCTCCCGAACTACGGCGTCTTCGACGAGAAGCGCTACTTCCAACCCGGCGCCGACGCGCCGGTCTTCGTCGTCCGCGGGGTACCGGTGGGCGTGACGGTGTGCGAAGATGTCTGGTCGCCCGGCGGCCCGCTGCTTGCCCAGGCGCTGGCGGGCGCCCTCGTCGCCGTCAACATCAACGGGTCGCCCTACCACATGGGCAAATGGCGGCAGCGCGAGGAGATGCTGCGGATCCGCGCGCGCGACTACGCGATCGCGATCGCCTACAACAACATGGTCGGCGGACAGGACGAACTTGTCTTCGACGGCCTGGGCTTCGTCGTCGACGCGGCCGGCAACATCCCGGCGCGGGGTCCGGCCTTCGAGGAGAGCCTGATCGTCACCGACATCGACGTCGAGGCGATCCGCACGCTGCGCCGCTACAATCCAATCCGCACGGCCGACGCGCCGGCGGACGAGGGCCTGCGGGCGCCGGTGTACACGCTCTCCACCGAACCGTCCGACCCCGCGCGCCCGGCGCTGCCCGCCGCGGCCGAGAACACGCCGCCCGATGAGGTGGAGGAAGTCTACCGCGCGCTCGTGCTCGGGACACGCGACTACGTCCGGAAGAACCGGTTCCGCGGCGTCGTCGTTGCGCTCAGCGGCGGCGTCGACTCGTCGCTGGTCGCCGCGATCGCGGTCGACGCGCTCGGCCCCGAGGCCGTGACCGGCGTGCCGATGCCGTCGCGATTCACCTCCGACGAAAGCCGGCGGTACACCGCGGCGCTCACCCAGGCGCTCGGCATCCGGACCGTCGAACTGCCGATCGAACCGATCGTCGACGCGTACGGAGCCGCGCTCGCGGACCCGTTCGCCGGCCGGGCGCCCGACGAGACCGAAGAGAATGTCCAGGCGCGAATCCGCGGCACGCTCCTCATGGCGCTGTCGAACAAGTTCGGGTGGCTCGTGCTCACGACCGGCAACAAGAGCGAGATGAGCGTCGGCTACGCGACGTTGTACGGAGACATGGCGGGCGGGTTCGCGGTCGTCAAAGACGTGCCCAAGACGCTCCTCTGGCGGCTGGCGCGCTGGCGGAACGGGCGCGGACCGAGCGAGGTGATCCCGGCCGGCGTCATCGCGCGCGCGCCAACCGCCGAACTGCGGGCGCAGCAGACCGACCAGGACACGCTGCCTCCGTACGAGGTCCTCGATCCGATCCTGCGCCTCTACGTCGAGGACGATCGCTCCGCCGAGGAGATCGCGGCGCGCGGCTTCGATCCGGCCACCGTGGCGCGCGTGATCCGCATGGTGGACGCGAGCGAATACAAGCGCCGGCAGGCGCCGCCCGGAATCAAGATCACGCCGAAGGCCTTCGGCCGCGACCGCCGACTGCCGATCACGAATTGGTACCGGGGCCGCCGAGTAACGGAGGAGGCTCGCCCCCGACCGACGCGCTCGTAA
- a CDS encoding ABC transporter permease — MIRYLRGRLLALALVLALMSVIVFSFVHLIPGDPVVAILGTEVDQTTQRSLRHAMGLDRPLLEQYAGWVGGALRGNLGESVRTHQPVSVILGQKLPVTLELTAAAIIVGLCIALPAGVLAAVRRNSALDLGAMAIALGGVSIPSFWLGVMLILLFSLHWRVFPSIGYVPVGRDPGDALRHMVLPAVTLGLGLAGALTRMVRSDILEELGREYVRTARAKGLRFARVIARHILRNALLPTLTVLGVQVSVLLGGAVITEQIFAWPGVGQLIVQSVQSRDYPVLQGGILVVAVLAAAVQLLVDLVYAVMNPRIRFG; from the coding sequence GTGATCCGCTACCTGCGGGGCCGCCTGCTCGCCCTCGCCCTGGTCCTCGCCTTGATGTCCGTGATCGTCTTTTCGTTCGTCCATCTCATCCCGGGCGATCCGGTCGTCGCGATCCTCGGCACGGAGGTAGACCAGACGACGCAGCGGAGCCTGCGCCACGCCATGGGCCTCGACCGCCCGCTGCTCGAGCAGTACGCGGGGTGGGTCGGCGGGGCCCTGCGCGGCAACCTCGGCGAGTCGGTGCGAACGCACCAGCCGGTGTCGGTTATTCTGGGCCAGAAGCTGCCGGTCACGCTCGAACTCACCGCGGCGGCGATCATCGTCGGGCTCTGCATCGCGCTGCCGGCGGGCGTTCTGGCCGCCGTCCGCCGCAACTCGGCCCTCGACCTTGGCGCCATGGCGATCGCCCTCGGCGGCGTGTCGATTCCGTCGTTCTGGCTCGGCGTGATGCTGATCTTGCTGTTCTCGCTGCACTGGCGCGTCTTCCCGTCGATCGGGTACGTGCCGGTCGGCCGCGACCCCGGCGACGCGCTGCGGCACATGGTGCTGCCCGCGGTGACGCTCGGGCTCGGCCTCGCCGGGGCGCTGACGCGGATGGTACGCTCGGACATCCTCGAAGAGCTCGGGCGCGAGTACGTGCGCACCGCGCGGGCCAAGGGCCTGCGGTTCGCGCGCGTCATCGCCCGCCACATCCTCCGCAACGCGCTCCTGCCGACGCTTACGGTGCTTGGGGTCCAGGTGAGCGTGCTGCTCGGCGGCGCAGTCATCACCGAACAGATCTTCGCTTGGCCCGGGGTCGGCCAGCTCATCGTCCAGTCGGTGCAGAGCCGCGACTACCCCGTGCTGCAGGGCGGCATTCTCGTCGTCGCCGTACTCGCGGCCGCCGTCCAGCTGCTCGTGGATCTGGTGTACGCCGTGATGAACCCCCGGATCCGCTTCGGATGA
- a CDS encoding serine hydrolase, which translates to MKPALIDVVRQVAEETPGRLGCHICDPGGRVFASHRADERFSTASVIKVPILAALAAAVDRGEHGWNEAVRVNAGDRAAGSGVIQYLSPRGYTLRDAATLMIIVSDNRATNMIIDLLGLDRITEYCRTSGWPGTILGRRMFDFEARTRGRDNVSTPRETADLLARLQAGTLLSAASTEVALTMLRRQQLLYKLPAWLPPDTPAANKTGNMTGVENDSGILYLPSGPVVASVYINEIGAPPLGWLAIQRIGRAIVEFCAAGGAS; encoded by the coding sequence ATGAAGCCGGCCCTGATCGACGTCGTGCGCCAGGTCGCGGAGGAGACGCCGGGACGGCTCGGGTGCCACATCTGCGACCCCGGCGGGCGGGTGTTCGCGTCCCACAGGGCCGACGAGCGCTTTTCGACCGCCAGCGTGATCAAGGTCCCGATCCTCGCCGCGCTCGCGGCGGCGGTCGACCGCGGCGAGCACGGCTGGAACGAGGCGGTACGGGTCAATGCCGGCGACCGTGCCGCCGGGAGCGGCGTGATCCAGTACCTCTCGCCGCGCGGGTACACGCTGCGCGACGCCGCGACGCTCATGATCATCGTGAGCGACAACCGCGCGACGAACATGATCATCGACCTGCTGGGATTGGACCGCATCACCGAGTACTGCCGGACGTCCGGGTGGCCGGGAACGATTCTCGGCCGGCGGATGTTCGATTTCGAGGCCCGCACCCGCGGCCGCGACAACGTTTCGACGCCCCGCGAAACCGCCGATCTGCTCGCGCGGCTCCAGGCCGGGACGCTGCTGTCGGCGGCCTCCACCGAGGTGGCGCTGACGATGCTGCGCCGACAGCAGCTGCTCTACAAGCTCCCGGCGTGGCTGCCGCCCGATACCCCCGCGGCGAACAAGACCGGCAACATGACCGGCGTCGAGAACGACAGCGGCATCCTGTACCTGCCCTCCGGCCCCGTGGTGGCGTCGGTGTACATCAACGAGATCGGCGCGCCGCCCCTCGGATGGCTGGCGATCCAGCGTATCGGGCGGGCGATCGTGGAGTTTTGTGCGGCGGGCGGCGCGTCGTGA
- a CDS encoding ABC transporter substrate-binding protein, with translation MAQGRLTRRDFVCGAAAAGAGLAAAPWLAGAAEGAAAPVRGGRLVAGVQAEIPHLDPHRSALTISYVALSPMYQALTELGPNLELRPRLATSWQVSGDGLSWTFNLRRGVKFHNGKALTSRDVQFSIERILDPKTGARGRGDLSAITSIATPNPNTVVFRLKSPFGFFPNKLATSYQAIIPQEAVDTGNNVTKPIGTGPFQFVEWVTNDHLTMRRFDGYWDAGKPYLDEVALKPIPDETVRLTALQTGDVQLIDSVPQARLQGLFAQPSRDYVVRLVRGGGGQGVIVLNTRHKPFDNVKIRQAVAYGMNKREMVDASYRGWGVTDNQNFSPTSPWYLPVKDRPFDVAHAKSLLAEAGMPNGFKITISIANGYGQPAVAQVFQAQMRRIGVDVSIEVYDVPSWANRINTGNFDIDLTGFFAKVDPDDAYYRYSHSNGGVWQLSGYLNDSELDRLLDEGRTEADVAKAKTTYTRVVEILQDQASMLIFGSGHSASGWRSNVQGYAPQLIGALSYAGGGLQEAWLAK, from the coding sequence ATGGCGCAAGGCAGGCTGACACGGAGGGACTTCGTGTGCGGCGCGGCGGCGGCCGGCGCCGGCCTCGCGGCCGCCCCTTGGCTCGCCGGCGCGGCGGAGGGGGCGGCGGCCCCGGTCCGCGGCGGACGGCTCGTGGCGGGCGTGCAGGCCGAGATTCCGCACCTCGACCCGCACCGCTCTGCGCTCACGATTTCCTACGTGGCGCTCTCGCCGATGTACCAGGCGCTGACGGAGCTGGGCCCCAACCTCGAACTCCGTCCACGGCTCGCGACGTCGTGGCAGGTCTCGGGGGACGGACTGTCCTGGACGTTCAACCTGCGGCGCGGCGTCAAATTCCACAACGGGAAGGCGCTTACGTCGCGCGACGTACAGTTCAGCATCGAACGGATCCTCGACCCCAAGACCGGCGCCCGCGGCCGCGGCGACCTGAGCGCCATCACGTCGATCGCCACGCCGAACCCGAACACGGTCGTCTTCCGGCTGAAGTCGCCGTTCGGTTTCTTCCCGAACAAACTGGCTACGTCGTACCAGGCGATCATTCCGCAGGAAGCCGTCGACACGGGCAACAACGTCACAAAACCCATCGGCACCGGGCCCTTTCAGTTCGTGGAGTGGGTGACGAACGACCATCTGACGATGCGCCGCTTCGACGGCTACTGGGACGCCGGCAAACCGTACCTCGACGAGGTGGCGCTCAAGCCGATTCCGGACGAGACGGTGCGGCTCACGGCGCTGCAGACCGGCGACGTGCAGCTCATCGACTCGGTGCCGCAGGCGCGCCTGCAGGGGCTGTTCGCCCAACCGTCGCGCGACTACGTCGTCCGGCTCGTGCGCGGCGGCGGCGGCCAGGGCGTGATCGTGCTGAACACGCGCCACAAGCCGTTCGACAACGTGAAGATTCGCCAGGCGGTCGCCTACGGGATGAACAAGCGCGAGATGGTGGACGCGTCGTACCGCGGCTGGGGCGTCACCGACAACCAGAACTTCTCCCCGACCTCGCCGTGGTACCTCCCGGTCAAGGACCGCCCGTTCGACGTGGCGCACGCCAAGTCGCTTCTGGCCGAGGCCGGCATGCCGAACGGCTTCAAGATCACGATCTCGATCGCGAACGGCTACGGTCAACCGGCCGTGGCCCAGGTCTTCCAGGCCCAGATGCGGCGGATCGGCGTCGACGTGTCGATCGAAGTCTACGACGTACCGTCCTGGGCCAACCGCATCAACACCGGCAACTTCGATATCGACCTCACCGGCTTCTTCGCCAAGGTCGATCCGGATGACGCGTACTACCGCTACTCGCATTCCAACGGCGGCGTCTGGCAGCTGAGCGGCTACTTGAACGACTCCGAGCTCGACCGGCTGCTGGATGAGGGCCGGACGGAGGCCGACGTCGCGAAGGCCAAAACCACGTACACGCGGGTCGTCGAGATTCTCCAGGACCAGGCGTCCATGCTGATCTTCGGCAGCGGCCACTCCGCGTCCGGTTGGCGCTCGAACGTGCAGGGCTACGCGCCGCAGTTGATCGGCGCCCTGTCCTACGCCGGGGGCGGCCTGCAGGAGGCATGGCTGGCGAAGTAA
- a CDS encoding ABC transporter permease gives MKRRRARFLRHRLGIAGAVVVAVMLAAAAGAPWWRTQDPLGMQMSQALQPPTAQHWFGTDEFGRDVWSRVVYGTRLSITVGLASMLLATASGVPLGAAAGYIGGAFDALVMRCMDAILAFPGLLLAIGLVAALGLGTVSGIIAIGVVYVPVFARVTRGAVLVRRQEEYVEAARALGQTDAAILRRHVLPNCVAPVLVQATLGFASAIVIDAGLSFLGAGTPPPAPDWGTMLNEAREFMVSAPHVAVFPGLAISLAVLGFNLLGDGLRDILDPRL, from the coding sequence ATGAAGCGGCGGCGGGCCCGCTTCCTCCGCCACCGCCTCGGGATCGCCGGCGCGGTCGTGGTGGCGGTAATGCTCGCAGCCGCCGCGGGGGCGCCCTGGTGGCGGACCCAGGACCCGCTCGGCATGCAGATGTCCCAGGCGCTCCAGCCCCCAACGGCGCAGCACTGGTTTGGCACCGACGAGTTCGGGCGCGACGTCTGGTCGCGGGTCGTCTACGGCACGCGGCTCTCGATCACGGTCGGCCTCGCCTCGATGCTCCTGGCCACCGCGTCGGGCGTGCCGCTCGGTGCGGCCGCGGGATATATCGGCGGGGCCTTCGACGCCCTCGTGATGCGCTGCATGGACGCGATCCTCGCGTTTCCCGGCCTGCTGCTGGCGATCGGGCTGGTCGCGGCACTCGGGTTGGGCACGGTGAGCGGCATCATCGCGATCGGCGTGGTCTACGTGCCGGTGTTCGCGCGCGTGACCCGCGGCGCGGTGCTCGTGCGCCGCCAGGAAGAGTACGTCGAGGCGGCCCGCGCGCTCGGCCAGACGGACGCCGCGATCCTGCGCCGGCACGTGCTGCCGAACTGCGTGGCGCCGGTGCTGGTGCAGGCGACCCTGGGGTTCGCAAGCGCGATCGTGATCGACGCCGGCCTCTCGTTTCTCGGGGCGGGCACGCCGCCGCCGGCGCCGGACTGGGGCACGATGCTGAACGAAGCGCGGGAGTTCATGGTCTCGGCCCCGCACGTCGCCGTGTTCCCGGGGCTCGCGATCTCGCTCGCCGTGTTGGGATTCAATCTGCTCGGGGATGGACTGCGGGACATCCTCGACCCCCGACTTTAG
- a CDS encoding LysE family translocator yields the protein MTPLIALMAFVAAGGVLIATPGPDTALVLRTAAVEGARRGAYTSAGICTGLLVWGLAAALGISAVLAASHTAYAALRAAGAAWLVWLGLTVFVRRPRMPADPGAAAVSPRAAGPTGGGDDHDRVWFWRGLLSNVTNPKVGVFFISFLPQFVPAGVAVAPWIALLVAVHVGLSVLWLGLLIVATRSVGRLLRRPAVARALDRVTGAVLIGAGLRLAAEEGR from the coding sequence GTGACCCCGCTGATCGCGCTGATGGCATTCGTCGCCGCGGGCGGCGTCCTGATCGCGACGCCCGGCCCCGACACCGCGCTCGTCCTGCGCACCGCCGCCGTCGAGGGCGCGCGTCGCGGAGCCTATACCTCCGCGGGCATCTGCACCGGACTGCTGGTGTGGGGCCTCGCGGCGGCGCTCGGCATCAGCGCGGTACTGGCCGCTTCGCACACCGCGTACGCGGCGCTGCGCGCGGCCGGCGCGGCCTGGCTCGTCTGGCTCGGCCTCACCGTCTTCGTGCGCCGCCCGCGGATGCCGGCGGACCCCGGCGCGGCCGCGGTCTCTCCGCGCGCCGCGGGCCCGACCGGGGGCGGCGATGACCACGACCGCGTCTGGTTCTGGCGGGGCCTCTTGTCCAACGTGACCAACCCGAAGGTCGGTGTCTTCTTCATCAGCTTCCTGCCCCAGTTCGTACCGGCCGGCGTCGCCGTGGCGCCGTGGATCGCGCTGCTCGTGGCCGTGCATGTCGGGCTCAGCGTGCTCTGGCTCGGCCTCCTGATCGTCGCCACCCGCTCGGTGGGCCGGCTGCTGCGCCGTCCGGCGGTCGCCCGCGCGCTCGACCGCGTCACCGGCGCGGTGCTGATCGGCGCGGGCCTGCGGCTCGCCGCGGAGGAGGGCCGGTAG
- the mfd gene encoding transcription-repair coupling factor, with product MSLSGVLPVLQRRREFIVVGEAVEAGRRPWVTGPAGAGKACLLAALITRLGPRVPAWLAVAPDRDHAERLADDLAAFLPADAPPVHVVEVWDPPLPGEPLSLDAERTRHRLLESLSRADPVIAVASAAGLAVPMPDPRWLDAVRVDLRAGAHLRFETATARLAGGGYERVDLVHVPGEMSVRGGILDVYPPAYDHPVRAEWVGDEIESVRLFDPETQRTTQTIEAAMILPARGDTGPAPAGRDGAPGGTLLPALFDDEAVVVLDEPDEVARQGAALVKQAQAARDHAVETEQIPEGTPLAVFAWEDVAAALETRRGAAISTLRTPPDPSRYVAAPVPFGTVESFAGQVEGFAEQAQRWIAARQRIVVASRQAYRVRELLAEHGVVAAERDTLDVPPEPGTAAVVGRPLTQGFTIGDLVVVSDSEILGWRRRRSRPRWFRDGARLASWTELVPGDLVVHVHHGIGVYRGFERLAMDGGARDYLHLEYAQGDALYVPTDQIALVQRYVGVDGQAPQINRLGGTEWEREKRRVRERTREMARELLDLYAARERAGGHAFGSDTPWQREMEETFLYEETPDQRRAIEDVKRDMESGRPMDRLVAGDVGYGKTEVALRAAFKAVMDGRQVVVLVPTTLLAQQHHSVFHERFAPFPVRVEMLSRFRSPAERKAVLEGLRDGTIDVVIGTHALLNKNVMFRSLGLVVVDEEQRFGVRHKERLKQLRTQVDVLTLTATPIPRTLHMSLAGLRDLSVMETPPEARQPIRTFIHEDDPAVVADAIRRELARDGQVYVVHNRVETIDRAAERIRRLVPEARVVVAHGQMPETQLERIMLEFLGGRADVLVCTTIVEIGLDIPRVNTILIENAHLLGLAQLYQLRGRVGRADRQAYAYLLHPREARLTPEAEQRLVAMREFVELGSGMRLAMRDLEIRGAGNILGSEQHGHLAAVGFDLYMRLLDEAIRELRGEIVEETPDPTVDLGVPAYLPEPYVDVPAQRIAAYRRLAEARTPEDAAAAMDELRDRYGPPPEPAQRLGDIIRLRALARGAGVAAVSRGAGGVLLRLLNPAAAGPRVHTRIAQSRGRLRWTAEGIVIPTAGRDDATLLQTVARFVEWLAAETRHGSDAPAEPVGSSPAPAAAVRGVRQ from the coding sequence ATGTCCCTGTCCGGTGTGCTCCCGGTCCTGCAACGCAGACGGGAGTTTATTGTCGTTGGCGAGGCCGTCGAGGCCGGCCGCCGCCCGTGGGTCACGGGCCCGGCCGGCGCGGGAAAGGCATGCCTGCTTGCCGCGTTGATCACGCGCCTCGGCCCGCGTGTCCCCGCCTGGCTCGCCGTCGCCCCGGACCGCGATCACGCCGAGCGCCTCGCCGACGATCTCGCCGCCTTCCTCCCGGCGGACGCGCCGCCGGTGCACGTCGTCGAGGTGTGGGATCCCCCGCTCCCCGGCGAGCCGCTGTCGCTCGACGCCGAGCGCACGCGCCATCGTCTCCTCGAGTCCCTGAGCCGCGCCGATCCGGTCATCGCGGTCGCGTCGGCCGCCGGGCTCGCGGTGCCGATGCCGGATCCCCGGTGGCTCGACGCCGTCCGGGTCGATCTCCGCGCCGGGGCGCACCTCCGGTTCGAGACCGCAACGGCGCGACTCGCCGGAGGCGGCTACGAACGCGTGGACCTCGTCCACGTGCCCGGCGAGATGAGCGTCCGCGGCGGCATCCTCGACGTGTACCCTCCGGCCTACGATCATCCGGTGCGCGCGGAGTGGGTCGGAGACGAGATCGAATCCGTACGGCTCTTCGACCCCGAGACCCAGCGCACGACCCAGACGATCGAGGCGGCCATGATCCTCCCGGCACGCGGGGACACGGGGCCCGCCCCGGCGGGCCGGGACGGCGCGCCCGGCGGGACGCTGCTGCCGGCGCTCTTCGACGACGAGGCCGTCGTCGTGCTCGACGAACCGGATGAAGTGGCGCGACAGGGCGCGGCGCTGGTCAAGCAGGCGCAGGCGGCGCGCGACCACGCGGTCGAGACCGAGCAGATCCCGGAAGGCACGCCGCTCGCGGTCTTTGCGTGGGAGGACGTCGCCGCGGCGCTCGAGACCCGCCGGGGAGCGGCGATCTCCACGCTGCGGACGCCGCCGGACCCGAGCCGCTACGTCGCGGCGCCCGTGCCGTTCGGCACGGTGGAGTCGTTCGCCGGACAGGTAGAAGGCTTTGCCGAGCAGGCGCAGCGGTGGATCGCCGCGCGCCAGCGGATCGTCGTCGCCAGCCGCCAGGCCTACCGGGTGCGCGAGCTGCTGGCCGAACACGGCGTCGTCGCCGCCGAACGCGACACGCTCGACGTCCCGCCGGAGCCCGGCACGGCGGCCGTCGTCGGGCGGCCGCTGACGCAGGGCTTTACGATCGGCGATCTCGTCGTCGTGAGCGACAGCGAGATCCTGGGGTGGCGCCGGCGGCGCAGCCGGCCGCGGTGGTTCCGGGACGGCGCGCGCCTCGCCAGCTGGACCGAGCTCGTCCCCGGCGACCTGGTCGTCCACGTGCACCACGGCATCGGCGTCTACCGCGGCTTCGAGCGGCTCGCGATGGACGGCGGCGCGCGCGACTACCTGCACCTCGAATACGCGCAGGGCGACGCGCTGTACGTGCCGACCGACCAGATCGCCCTCGTCCAGCGCTACGTCGGCGTCGACGGACAGGCGCCGCAGATCAACCGCCTCGGCGGCACGGAATGGGAGCGCGAGAAGCGCCGCGTCCGCGAGCGGACCCGCGAAATGGCCCGCGAGCTGTTGGACCTCTACGCGGCGCGCGAGCGCGCCGGCGGCCACGCCTTCGGCTCCGACACGCCGTGGCAGCGCGAGATGGAGGAAACGTTCCTCTACGAGGAAACGCCGGACCAGCGCAGGGCGATCGAGGACGTGAAGCGGGACATGGAGTCCGGGCGCCCGATGGACCGCCTGGTCGCGGGCGACGTCGGCTACGGCAAGACGGAAGTGGCGCTGCGCGCCGCCTTCAAGGCGGTGATGGACGGCCGCCAGGTCGTGGTGCTCGTTCCGACGACGCTGCTCGCACAGCAGCACCACTCGGTGTTCCACGAGCGCTTCGCGCCCTTCCCCGTTCGCGTCGAGATGCTGAGCCGCTTCCGGTCGCCGGCGGAGCGGAAGGCGGTGCTGGAGGGCCTTCGCGACGGAACGATCGACGTCGTCATCGGGACGCACGCGCTGCTCAACAAGAACGTGATGTTCCGCTCCCTCGGGCTCGTCGTGGTCGACGAGGAGCAGCGGTTCGGCGTCCGCCATAAGGAGCGCCTCAAGCAGCTGCGCACCCAGGTCGACGTGCTGACGCTGACCGCGACGCCGATCCCGCGCACGCTGCACATGTCGCTCGCCGGTCTGCGGGACCTGTCCGTGATGGAGACTCCGCCGGAGGCCCGGCAGCCGATCCGCACCTTCATCCACGAGGACGATCCCGCGGTCGTCGCCGACGCGATCCGGCGCGAACTGGCCCGCGACGGCCAAGTCTACGTCGTGCACAACCGGGTCGAGACGATCGACCGCGCCGCAGAGCGGATCCGCCGGCTGGTGCCGGAGGCGCGGGTGGTGGTGGCGCACGGCCAGATGCCGGAGACGCAGCTCGAGCGGATCATGCTCGAGTTCCTCGGCGGCCGGGCGGACGTGCTCGTGTGCACGACGATCGTCGAAATCGGCCTCGACATCCCGCGGGTCAACACGATCTTGATCGAGAACGCCCACCTCCTGGGGCTCGCGCAACTCTACCAGCTGCGGGGCCGCGTCGGCCGCGCGGACCGCCAGGCCTACGCGTACCTGCTGCATCCCCGCGAGGCGCGTCTCACGCCCGAGGCCGAGCAGCGCCTCGTTGCGATGCGGGAGTTCGTGGAGCTCGGTTCCGGGATGCGGCTCGCGATGCGGGATCTCGAGATCCGCGGCGCCGGCAACATCCTCGGTTCCGAGCAGCACGGGCACCTCGCCGCGGTCGGGTTCGATCTGTACATGCGACTCTTGGACGAGGCGATCCGCGAGCTGCGCGGCGAGATCGTCGAGGAGACGCCCGACCCGACCGTCGACCTCGGCGTCCCGGCCTACCTCCCGGAGCCGTACGTGGACGTGCCGGCGCAGCGCATCGCGGCGTACCGGCGACTCGCGGAGGCGCGCACCCCCGAGGACGCCGCGGCGGCGATGGACGAGCTGCGCGACCGCTACGGCCCGCCGCCGGAGCCCGCGCAGCGCCTCGGCGACATCATCCGCCTGCGGGCGCTCGCACGCGGCGCGGGAGTCGCGGCGGTCTCGCGCGGCGCGGGCGGAGTCCTCCTGCGCCTCCTGAACCCGGCCGCCGCCGGCCCGCGCGTGCACACGCGGATCGCGCAGTCACGCGGCCGCCTGCGGTGGACCGCGGAAGGCATCGTCATTCCCACGGCGGGCCGCGACGATGCAACCCTGCTCCAGACGGTCGCGCGCTTCGTGGAGTGGCTGGCCGCGGAGACGCGGCACGGCTCGGACGCGCCGGCGGAACCCGTCGGCTCGTCTCCGGCGCCCGCGGCGGCGGTGCGCGGGGTGAGGCAATGA